The following nucleotide sequence is from Juglans microcarpa x Juglans regia isolate MS1-56 chromosome 6D, Jm3101_v1.0, whole genome shotgun sequence.
CGGACAGATTAGGGGTTCACCCCTGGCACCGAGACACAGGGCCCCGCCCCAAGTGTGCAGGGCCAGATTTCGGAGGCTAAACCCCACCTCTCGCCCATGCGAGGGCAGGGTGTGGGAAGGGGGAACCCCTCGCCCTATGGgtgcaggtagcacccctagaaAAACGCACATTTTGCATATGCAAACCCAAtccaatataataaaattttgaagtcTAAACAGTTGTTGACATGAAGGGTGTGGATGTTAcacaataaaatcaaaatttttactgcaaattataattgataatataatcACTATGAATGATATTTTAGTTTGCGCATCTAccagaaaaatacaaaattcgaGGTTAAACAGCCTCTTTGATCATaagtatagatatttttaataaatgaggattttattaatttcctGGAATATTTTATACTAAGCTTCTAAGTAAAGTTTTTTTAAAGGCTAATAGCATTCTAGATTTCTTAGATTTCTAAAAATCACATTATTCTTAAACCCTAAATGGCCTTCGTCTTACAACAAACTTAGCTATAACCAATAACTCTTTCTTTCCTTGGATCTCTAAAAAAACACACTAGCAAAATGcattactctcttttttttttttttttttagatatgttactcatcatctcacaccacacactttatatattttaatatatatttttaatttttagttaaactaattaaatcgttctacttatcatctatataccatatatttgttttaaaaaaaataaaaaataaataaaaataggtgtggtgtgtagtgtgtggagatgataagtaaaattattaataatgataGAAAATCAAATGTTGAGTAGATTCGAAATAATGGGCCTGGATCACATAAAGTCGGAGAAAGCGCGCCTAAATCGGCCCAGCCCAGGAATGACAAAACCCTAGTTCCCAGCGAGAGTGTTGTCGACCACACGGTATGGTATTAGTATATCTATCCCTCTTGTCTGTCGCGCCCCACTTGCATCTGAGGAGTCTGCACCCACAGCACAGGTTCGTCAATCTCCTCCTCGGTCCTTACCTGCAGATCAGATTTTTTCACGCCATTTTCCCTGACGGAGCCTCTTTTGTATCTTTTCGCGTTTTCTATGTATTGTTCATTTCAAAATCTGGGTTTGTAATTCTATATTTACAGTCATGATTTCAAGCCTCTGATGAATAAAGCGGATGAGTAATAGCGAGGTTTGGATAATCTTCATacgtgtgggggggggggggggggggtgtatatatatatattctgtttCACATGATGGCTAGTTGTCCttgaaaaatctataaatatacatggaaatatgcatgttttattaGTATATGGCTATAAGTGTATCAAGGGGACTATCATTATTGCGTGTTGCTTtagaattattatattattgaatttctTGTTCTCATGTTTTGGGGTGCCTCACTAAGAGTGCATAggtgggtgtgtgtgtgatattttttaaacaaatataactATTGTGAGAGGTTTCGGTATTTTAGATTGCTGTTTGATCGGTGAGTGATGACAGTCATGTCTGATTTGAGCTAATATCAGTGATGACTATGATTTTTAAGCCTGCTGTCCTCCTTATTCTCAGCAATGCGTTTCTACTTTCTCGTGCTATAAATTGTGACTATAGAGTTTGAAATAGAATGGAATATGGGTTGACCATCGATTCTTTCTTCTGTTTTCATCGATAAGTGTGAATAAATTATTGGTTTTGTGGGCAGGTGTTAATTTAATTCTTGGAGGAAATCCTCTGTGAAAATACCTTCTTTCATTCTCGTGCCATTTAAAGCTAGCCAAGATGGTAcgtgatttatattttatatggctTCCGTATttgctgatttttcttttgtttcctgTTGATGGTTAATCAGAAACCATTTTGATATTTGCAGGTGAAGTTCACCGCAGATGAGCTCCGCAGGATTATGGACTACAAACACAACATCCGTAATATGTCTGTTATTGCGCATGTTGATCATGGTATGATTTTCTATGGAACTTTGGCTCACtacatgtaatttttttcaatgaatTACTTCAGTTTTTAAATGGATTGTCCATGCAAGTTTATATTCTGCGTATATGACTATACTCCTATAGAGGACTGGTCTAGGAATAAACATGTGTCATTTTTGGTAGGAGGCATCATAATTGTTGATTGCAGCATGCATAGGTGGGAGGTTCTTACCTCCGTTAGAGTCAATGGAgatgttggttttgccttctttttttctttgaccTTTTTCTGTTTGCTTTAAGTCTTAGGTGTATATATAACAATTGTGATATTAAACTGTGTTTGGTGGTGATACTTGTTTTTGTTACCTAACTGCTTATTCTTGGAATATATGGTTTGACTTCAACACTTATTATGCAATATTATCCAGGTAATGTTGCTTCTAGCTCTTGTTCTTATCAGTTTAATATCTGATACGTGGTCCATTCGGCCACATGGCACTAAATTAAAAGGGGGAAGGCCCGGCACAGTAGCTTGTTGCTGTGGCCCTTGGACACCGCCACATTACTTTACTGCACAGGCCTGGCTCATCCCACAAAAAAGGGAAATAAAGCTTTTGTTTTATgacttttttcttgtttcacaTGTAATTGAAATAATGTTATGTCTAACATTTTGTTGCTTAAAGGTCTAATGatgtatttaataaaataaaatttcaggGAAATCTACGCTTACTGATTCTCTTGTGGCTGCTGCTGGTATTATTGCACAAGAAGTTGCGGGTGATGTCCGGATGACAGATACCCGTGCTGATGAGGCTGAACGTGGCATCACAATTAAATCTACTGGTATTTCTCTCTATTATGAGATGACTGATGAGGCTCTGAAGAGCTACAAGGGGGAACGGAAAGGGAATGAATACCTCATCAATCTCATTGACTCTCCTGGGCATGTTGACTTCTCATCTGAGGTTACTGCTGCTCTACGCATTACTGATGGTGCACTTGTGGTCGTTGATTGTGTTGAAGGTGTCTGTGTCCAAACAGAAACCGTACTTAGACAGGCCTTGGGAGAAAGAATTAGACCTGTCTTGACAGTCAACAAGATGGACAGGTGTTTTCTTGAGCTCCAGGTTGATGGAGAGGAGGCTTACCAAACATTCCAGAGGGTTATCGAGAATGCAAATGTCATCATGGCCACGTACGAAGATCCCCTCCTCGGTGACGTTCAGGTTTATCCTGAGAAGGGGACAGTTGCCTTCTCCGCTGGTTTGCATGGTTGGGCATTTACTCTGACTAATTTTGCCAAGATGTATGCCTCCAAATTTGGAGTGGATGAGGCCAAGATGATGGAACGACTCTGGGGTGAAAACTTCTTTGATCCTGCTACAAGGAAATGGACCAGCAAGAACACTGGGTCTCCTACCTGCAAGCGTGGTTTTGTTCAGTTCTGCTATGAACCTATCAAGCAGATAATCAACATTTGCATGAATGATCAGAAGGACAAGCTGTGGCCAATGTTGCAGAAGCTTGGTGTCACCATGAAGTCAGAGGAGAAGGATTTAATGGGAAAGGCATTGATGAAACGTGTCATGCAGACCTGGCTGCCAGCTAGTAGTGCCCTGTTGGAAATGATGATATTTCACCTTCCGTCTCCCGGCACGGCCCAAAAGTATCGTGTTGAGAACTTGTATGAGGGTCCCCTCGATGATATTTATGCTAATGCTATCAGAAACTGTGATCCCGAGGGCCCTCTAATGCTCTATGTATCAAAAATGATTCCTGCATCTGATAAGGGTAGGTTCTTTGCCTTTGGTCGGGTGTTTGCTGGTAAGGTCTCGACTGGGCTGAAAGTTAGAATCATGGGTCCCAATTATGTGCCCGGGGAAAAGAAGGACTTGTATGTTAAGAGTGTGCAGAGAACTGTTATCTGGATGGGGAAGAAGCAGGAAACAGTAGAGGACGTGCCTTGCGGTAACACGGTCGCCTTGGTTGGGTTGGATCAGTATATCACCAAGAATGCTACTTTGACAAATGAGAAGGAAGTTGATGCACACCCAATCCGTGCCATGAAGTTCTCTGTATCGCCTGTCGTGCGTGTGGCTGTTCAATGCAAGGTTGCATCTGACCTTCCCAAGCTTGTTGAAGGACTGAAACGTTTGGCAAAGTCGGATCCTATGGTCGTCTGTTCTATTGAAGAGTCCGGAGAGCACATCATAGCTGGTGCTGGAGAACTCCACCTTGAGATCTGTTTGAAGGATTTGCAGGATGATTTCATGGGTGGTGCAGAGATTATCAAGTCTGATCCTGTCGTATCCTTCCGTGAGACAGTCCTTGAGAAGTCTTCCCGTACTGTGATGAGCAAGTCACCCAACAAGCACAACCGTTTGTACATGGAAGCACGTCCCTTGGAAGAGGGGCTTGCAGAGGCCATTGATGATGGCCGTATCGGTCCAAGGGATGATCCTAAAGTTCGTTCCAAAATCTTGTCTGAGGAGTTTGGTTGGGATAAGGATCTTGCGAAGAAAATTTGGTGTTTTGGCCCGGAGACTACTGGCCCTAATATGGTAGTGGATATGTGTAAGGGAGTTCAGTACCTGAATGAAATTAAGGATTCTGTTGTGGCTGGGTTTCAGTGGGCTTCTAAGGAAGGTGCATTGGCTGAAGAAAACATGAGAGGTATCTGCTTTGAAGTCTGTGATGTGGTTCTTCATTCCGATGCCATCCACAGAGGTGGTGGTCAGGTCATTCCAACTGCTAGGAGGGTTATATATGCTTCCCAGCTGACTGCCAAACCCAGGCTTCTAGAACCTGTGTACTTGGTGGAAATACAAGCTCCTGAACAGGCACTTGGTGGTATCTACAGTGTTCTTAACCAGAAACGTGGGCATGTGTTTGAGGAAATCCAGAGGCCTGGTACCCCTCTTTACAACATCAAGGCATACCTGCCTGTCGTTGAATCTTTCGGATTCTCAAGTACGTTGAGGGCTGCAACCTCAGGGCAGGCTTTCCCCCAATGTGTCTTCGATCACTGGGATATGATGTCATCTGATCCCTTGGAATCTGGATCACAGGCAGCGGTGCTTGTGACAGACATTCGCAAGAGGAAGGGCTTGAAGGAGCAGATGACCCCACTTTCGGAGTTCGAAGACAAGCTATAAATACGTAATGTGAGATCGTTGAGCAAAGTAGAGTTACCTGTTGGCCTTGTCAGCATTTTTATATTCCTGTGAGGTTTTTTCTTTCGACATTTTTAGGTGAATCCCATTGGATTTTGATCGcctttttgttatgttttttgcTATGTCTGGTTATCGAACAATTTGATTTGATGGTCTTAACCCTACAGTGATTGTGGTTTTACATTTGCACACCTTTTGGACTACTTTCAGCCATTTTTTATATTGagatatattcttttatatatatatatatatatatagatcttcTTATACTTTCTATCGCCCAATAAACAGTATTCTTATTTTACGCTTTTCTTCTTCGTCCCTCTCTACATCCTCGCAACAACATTCTTCccaaaataccacaaaatcagAACggatcacaaaatcaccacaacagatcatcacaaaatcagcacacaaaattatcacaaaatCACCATAACAGATCACAAAATCATAGCAAGCACAAACCAAACTTACcgtaaaatctcaaaattaccGTAGGATGATCATAAACTCACCATAAATAATCCTAACTCTACAAAGTCATAAAATgtacaaatttataaaatcacaaaatgggAAAGGTAGAGGCTCGGCTGGGCATGGAGGAGCAGGGGAGGTGTCGTGGAAGGCTGGTGGTGGCGTCGTGGGTTGTAGGCGGCGGATCTAGGCCGtcgtggtggtgcggtggcatGGGCTTGGCTAATAGCGGCTCTACAGGGAGAAACTCGTGCGTGTAGAGGCGCTGCGTGGTGGGGCTAGGGAGGAGCTACGGGCGCTGCGTCGGGGAGCCGCGTTGTAGGGAAGAGGTGGCTGTCGAAGCTTGTGGGAGGAGCTGCTCACGGTGGCGCGGTGGCAGCACGATGGAGGGAAAtcaaagggagaggaagagagggctACAGGCTTCGACCTGttgcggagagagagagagagagagagagagagagagagagagagagaggggtctgtGGGGAGGAGATTGACGTAGGGAAGGTCGCCAATGATTGCGCTTGGTGGTGACGCGGCAATGGAGGCTGGCGGCACTGGGAGGAGCCGAGGATGAGTgatcgagagggagagaggcatgccgagagggagagaggcatGCCactggagggagggaggagagagagggaagagagaaaagtTAGGGGAAAAGTTAGGGTTTGGAGTTTGGACCTTTAAATCCCAACATTTCATCTTGAATATCTAGATTTGATCAAACGGTAGATCAAATCATACATTTAAATAAACtcacttaaaatagataattaaaaaataaatatcatatcatatatttaaaatcaactttaatttataaaatactaatcttttatcattaaataaatgacgaagttttgctaaataattttaagaaaataaaaccatataaataattagagtttttaacataatttaaatttcataatattcttaattaactaaaatcgtttagataaaataattttctacaattataatatttttgaggcttccaaaatataagaagcttactttaatgatgaaagaacgTGAGAGCAGGAACATAGAGAGTGGATTTGCTTCGTACGAGTTCGCTACATCTTCTGCATAGTTGGAgataacatgacatgcatgcattgatcTCTATCGTCAAATATGGTTAATTTATAGAACTGAAACTTCCATGCAAAGCTTTTAACACGTGATCGTAATTAATCTTTCACATACAGATGATCAACCCAAAGAAAATGTAGAGAAATTCATAGAAATTCTGCGGTTGGAACAAACTCTTCTTATTAAAGTAGAGGAAGATGAAAATTCATAGATGCTTGCTTATATTAGGTTTTATACTACTATGCATTAGGCTATTTACTAATCTATCTTATGTACTCTTTCAATATTGATAATTGTGAACTAACcactaattcaattatttaaaattttgtactGCATGTAAGGATCAGTCACACTTTATTTGCCATTTGGACGTATTCTTCCAATTAGATAAACGTGgtaaacgtgctttgcacgttaaACCACaactagtgtatatatatgttaggaTTGTGCGTTTAGAGACTGGATTTTCATATGGTGGTTTATGTTATGGCCTTCATAATTTGGTAACGTTTTCCAAGAGGGAAAAAATAGCTAAAAATTATCCATGGTTCAAAAGTTCATAAAAAGTAGGATGAATaagttttatttccttttctttttcttttttatttttttattaagatatTGATGTCATTTTGGCAAGGGAGAGATTGTGCAATTGCACTAATATAAGATATTGaaatatatgagattattacaaatttaactatagttaaaaaatatatttaaaatgaataaaaaaatatatatatatatatttaaatgatttttaaaaaataatagataatacaatgtattataaaaaataatattgttaaagCATCTTAGGATTTTGGAGTTATTCAAtgataaaagtataaaaaacaCAATTTAACTTCATTCACAATTCGTAGTATGGGTCTACAGGAACCGACTGGACCGATCGTCATTGACGAGAACGGGTAGAAAACAAGTCGACCGGCAGTAGGAAGTTGCTAAAACCGACATCAGTTGGTTCGATCTTTGTTTGAACCAATACTAAACAGTCGAACTGGCcgataacatatatatgtatattttttatatataaaccgACATCGTTTCACTTAATTGAGTGAAACAGAGTCGTtttggacatgaaatttataaaataaaataataataaaaaagaaacgaCATCGTTTGACTTAACGAAGTAGGGTTtaataaccccccccccccctcctcttcttcttctttctcttcctgTCGTTCTACTTTCCGCCCAAGTTCCAGCTCTCTCCCGATTCTCAGTTTCTCTCTCACTTCCCCTTAACAAAAATGAAGCTGCCGCACCTAGCCCCGCTGACCCCCACATCACTACTACCCTCCGTTCGTTAAACCCACGCATCGCCAACcttctctcatctctctatCATCTCCAACATATCCATGACTCAAggtccactttttttaaaaaaaaaaagttgtgattttgttgtgaATTTCAAGTTGATttgttatgcatttttttattttttgtgaattttgagTTGGTTTGTTTGTAATGTGAATTTGGGGATAGCTTAATCACTGATGAGCTGACCGTCGAATTGATCAGCACCAGCTGTAAGATTCCGGCCGGTTCTCTCCCTCCCTGTCGGCCAGTTTCGATCGGCATTAGAGATCTAAAAAACTATCGGTGCGGTTTTAGTTTTAGATCGAAACCACACTgataatttcagtttttcagCCCTAATGTTGATTCATGTTCAAAGATTCCTTGTGTTGATGTGGTGGTAGGATTCCACGTGTTAATTTGGACCTGGGGTCTTGAAAATGATGTTACGAGATGTTTACGATGGTTCATGGCTATGCTGTTTTACTTGGAAGTTTGTTCCTCAATATACTTTAGATATATGTagattcaacttttatttacataaaacttattCATTCATATTCATCACCATTGTCTTACATTGTTAGTCTTGTTATGAGTTTTAACTTACTGAGGCTTCATTGAAATCCCATTGTGCTAGTCCCACTATGATTCCGCCCTTCTAaaccgtagattttgatgcaaataTAACTCATGAAGGTTACTTCGATGAGGAAGCACCTGTGTAGCCTAAGGAATAGCCATGAGGGCATGTCCCTATTAAGTTGATAAACCTTTTGTAATTTAGGATGTTTATTCCAATTGGGTGATGAACAATTtatggtgtaatgttatttgaATTGGGCGATAAACAAATAGCagtttgtaattattttatagatgaagtGATAGTCACTTgtggatatttttattaatgggcGAGTAATGTACAAATCTTTAGTACTATTAACATTAGTCTCCGACTAATACCTTACTGTTTTTCGCTATGACTTTAATACAGATATGTGCTTGGCAAAAGAGCATACAAGTTTCGACTTTGCGTGAAGGGCATTCGGCATGCATCTCGGGCACTGCAATTCTTCGCCAAAGAACAACCGAGAGTCAGGAGCGCCACATCGGGGTTGGATATTTATTAagcttcaatttattttatgggGATagattaaggcttcgtttgattacacaaatcatctcaactcatttcat
It contains:
- the LOC121234184 gene encoding elongation factor 2-like; translated protein: MVKFTADELRRIMDYKHNIRNMSVIAHVDHGKSTLTDSLVAAAGIIAQEVAGDVRMTDTRADEAERGITIKSTGISLYYEMTDEALKSYKGERKGNEYLINLIDSPGHVDFSSEVTAALRITDGALVVVDCVEGVCVQTETVLRQALGERIRPVLTVNKMDRCFLELQVDGEEAYQTFQRVIENANVIMATYEDPLLGDVQVYPEKGTVAFSAGLHGWAFTLTNFAKMYASKFGVDEAKMMERLWGENFFDPATRKWTSKNTGSPTCKRGFVQFCYEPIKQIINICMNDQKDKLWPMLQKLGVTMKSEEKDLMGKALMKRVMQTWLPASSALLEMMIFHLPSPGTAQKYRVENLYEGPLDDIYANAIRNCDPEGPLMLYVSKMIPASDKGRFFAFGRVFAGKVSTGLKVRIMGPNYVPGEKKDLYVKSVQRTVIWMGKKQETVEDVPCGNTVALVGLDQYITKNATLTNEKEVDAHPIRAMKFSVSPVVRVAVQCKVASDLPKLVEGLKRLAKSDPMVVCSIEESGEHIIAGAGELHLEICLKDLQDDFMGGAEIIKSDPVVSFRETVLEKSSRTVMSKSPNKHNRLYMEARPLEEGLAEAIDDGRIGPRDDPKVRSKILSEEFGWDKDLAKKIWCFGPETTGPNMVVDMCKGVQYLNEIKDSVVAGFQWASKEGALAEENMRGICFEVCDVVLHSDAIHRGGGQVIPTARRVIYASQLTAKPRLLEPVYLVEIQAPEQALGGIYSVLNQKRGHVFEEIQRPGTPLYNIKAYLPVVESFGFSSTLRAATSGQAFPQCVFDHWDMMSSDPLESGSQAAVLVTDIRKRKGLKEQMTPLSEFEDKL